One stretch of Dissulfurimicrobium hydrothermale DNA includes these proteins:
- the folD gene encoding bifunctional methylenetetrahydrofolate dehydrogenase/methenyltetrahydrofolate cyclohydrolase FolD: MAAKIISGVEIAKQIREELKAEVAELKERHKVTPGLVTILVGENPASVSYVMAKQRTAHELGFYSVQDNQKADIKETDLLALIEKYNKDPAIHGILVQLPLPKGINETKVLYAIDPDKDVDGFHPVNVGKMVIGEQCFLPCTPHGILEMLVRSGIDTKGAEVVVVGRSNIVGKPIANLMLQKRPAGDATVTVCHTRTRDMAFHTRRADILIVAAGRPKVITADMVKDGVVVIDVGVNRIGQTAEGKAILCGDVDFDAVKEKAFAITPVPGGVGPMTITMLMKNTVQAARQAAGLA; encoded by the coding sequence ATGGCAGCAAAGATTATAAGCGGTGTGGAGATAGCTAAACAGATACGCGAAGAGCTCAAGGCCGAGGTGGCCGAGCTCAAGGAAAGACACAAAGTGACCCCAGGGCTTGTGACCATTTTGGTTGGAGAAAATCCAGCGTCGGTTTCGTATGTGATGGCCAAGCAGCGTACGGCTCACGAACTTGGTTTCTATTCGGTGCAGGATAATCAAAAGGCAGATATAAAGGAGACAGATCTTCTTGCCTTGATTGAGAAATACAACAAGGACCCGGCGATCCACGGGATACTTGTTCAGTTGCCGCTGCCTAAGGGCATAAATGAGACCAAGGTGCTCTATGCGATAGATCCTGACAAAGACGTGGACGGCTTTCACCCAGTAAATGTCGGCAAGATGGTTATTGGCGAACAGTGCTTCTTGCCGTGTACCCCGCATGGCATACTTGAGATGTTGGTCCGTTCAGGCATCGATACGAAAGGTGCTGAGGTGGTGGTTGTGGGAAGGAGCAATATCGTTGGTAAGCCCATAGCCAATCTGATGCTTCAGAAGCGGCCTGCCGGCGATGCAACCGTGACCGTATGTCATACAAGGACGAGAGATATGGCCTTTCATACTAGGAGGGCCGATATACTGATCGTGGCTGCAGGGAGACCGAAGGTAATCACCGCCGATATGGTGAAGGATGGTGTAGTTGTGATTGACGTGGGTGTAAACCGCATAGGCCAGACCGCGGAAGGCAAGGCGATCCTCTGTGGGGATGTCGATTTCGATGCAGTCAAGGAAAAGGCTTTTGCGATCACCCCTGTTCCGGGCGGCGTGGGCCCAATGACCATAACGATGCTTATGAAAAATACGGTTCAGGCCGCTAGGCAGGCCGCTGGACTGGCATAG
- a CDS encoding formate--tetrahydrofolate ligase, with translation MQLDPTKMKDWQIAEAAEENMKTVYALGEEMGLQKDELLPYGHYVAKIDYAKVLDRLKGRSDGKYIDVTAITPTPLGEGKSTCSVGLMEGLGKRKKNVIGALRQPSGGPTFNIKGSAAGGGLAQVIPLSKFSLGLTGDINAIMNAHNLGMVALTSRMQHEANYTDEELAKRGLKRLDIHPKMVEFRWIIDFCAQALRNITIGLGGKMDGFTMQSGFNIAVSSEIMAILAIANDLKDLRERIGRIVLAYDKQGRPITTEDLEVAGAMTAWMVEAVNPNLMQTIEGQPCLIHAGPFANIAIGQSSVIADRVGLKLADYLVTESGFGADIGFEKFWNLKCRFSGLKPNCAVVVATIRALKCHGGAPIPRPGRPMPEEYNKENVEWVEKGCVNLLKHIETVKKSGINPVVCINAFYTDTKDEIAAVRRLCESAGARVALSEHWLKGGDGALEFADAVIDACEEPNNFKFLYDLDVPLRKRIELITKEVYGGDGVTYTPEAAAKAEAMEKDPELSGLGTCMVKTHLSLSDNPNLKGVPKGWSLHVRDILTYKGAGFVVPVAGAISLMPGTGSDPAYRRIDVDVETGKVKGLF, from the coding sequence ATGCAACTCGATCCAACAAAGATGAAGGATTGGCAGATAGCCGAGGCAGCGGAAGAAAATATGAAGACCGTTTATGCCCTTGGCGAGGAGATGGGGCTTCAAAAGGATGAGCTTCTGCCATATGGACATTATGTGGCAAAAATAGACTATGCCAAGGTCCTCGATCGGCTCAAGGGCAGGTCTGACGGCAAGTATATAGATGTTACAGCCATAACACCCACCCCGCTCGGCGAGGGCAAGAGCACCTGTTCGGTTGGCCTCATGGAGGGGTTGGGCAAGAGAAAAAAGAATGTAATCGGCGCCCTGAGGCAACCCTCAGGCGGTCCTACATTCAATATAAAAGGCAGTGCGGCGGGCGGCGGTCTGGCGCAGGTGATCCCGCTTTCCAAGTTTTCGCTTGGGCTTACAGGCGACATAAACGCTATAATGAATGCCCACAACTTAGGCATGGTCGCTTTGACCTCCAGGATGCAGCATGAGGCCAATTATACGGACGAGGAGTTGGCGAAGAGGGGGCTTAAGCGTCTTGACATACACCCCAAGATGGTAGAGTTCAGGTGGATTATAGATTTTTGCGCCCAGGCGCTAAGAAATATAACGATAGGCCTTGGCGGCAAAATGGATGGTTTTACCATGCAGAGCGGTTTTAATATAGCTGTAAGCTCAGAGATCATGGCGATTCTGGCCATTGCCAATGATCTCAAAGACTTGAGGGAGCGCATAGGAAGGATTGTACTTGCTTATGATAAGCAGGGTCGGCCGATCACCACAGAAGACCTGGAGGTGGCGGGTGCCATGACGGCATGGATGGTTGAGGCGGTAAATCCCAACCTCATGCAGACTATCGAGGGGCAGCCTTGTTTGATCCATGCAGGGCCGTTCGCCAATATCGCAATCGGCCAGTCATCGGTCATTGCAGACAGGGTTGGGCTCAAACTCGCCGACTACCTTGTTACCGAGAGCGGGTTCGGCGCCGATATCGGTTTTGAGAAGTTTTGGAACCTGAAGTGCCGTTTCAGCGGCCTTAAGCCGAATTGTGCCGTGGTTGTTGCCACTATAAGGGCATTGAAATGCCACGGTGGGGCCCCGATACCGCGGCCAGGCCGTCCGATGCCTGAGGAGTACAACAAGGAGAATGTCGAGTGGGTGGAAAAGGGTTGTGTAAATCTCCTGAAACACATAGAGACTGTTAAGAAGAGCGGCATAAATCCGGTCGTTTGTATAAACGCCTTCTATACCGATACTAAAGACGAGATAGCCGCGGTCAGGAGGTTGTGTGAGTCAGCTGGTGCAAGGGTCGCACTCTCCGAACATTGGCTGAAGGGCGGAGACGGCGCGCTTGAATTTGCTGATGCGGTCATTGATGCCTGCGAGGAGCCAAACAACTTTAAGTTCCTTTACGACCTTGATGTCCCGCTGAGAAAGAGGATTGAACTTATAACCAAAGAGGTCTATGGCGGCGACGGCGTTACATACACCCCGGAGGCGGCAGCTAAGGCCGAGGCCATGGAAAAGGACCCGGAGCTTTCAGGGCTCGGCACCTGCATGGTGAAGACCCATTTGAGCCTGTCGGATAACCCGAACCTTAAGGGCGTGCCGAAGGGCTGGTCACTCCACGTAAGGGATATACTGACTTACAAAGGTGCCGGGTTTGTGGTGCCGGTGGCTGGTGCCATAAGCCTTATGCCAGGCACAGGTTCAGATCCGGCTTATCGCCGCATAGATGTGGATGTGGAGACCGGCAAGGTTAAGGGTCTGTTTTAA
- a CDS encoding L-threonylcarbamoyladenylate synthase, which translates to MILEIDPTRPNPRHINIVADALRRGEIVVYPTDTCYGIGADILNKKAIERIYQIKGTPRNTPFSFVCADLSNISRYAHVTDWAYRILKRYLPGPYTFILEGSREVPKMMLTKRRTAGIRIPDHKICLAITAALGNPVISTSASTGAGPIWADPYEIRDAIGRHIAIVIDSGIIHPEPSSVISLINDEAKVLRVGKGDISGF; encoded by the coding sequence TTGATCCTTGAAATAGACCCGACAAGGCCTAACCCCAGACATATAAACATAGTCGCCGATGCATTAAGGCGCGGCGAAATCGTAGTCTATCCCACTGATACCTGCTATGGGATAGGTGCCGATATCTTGAACAAAAAGGCCATAGAACGCATCTATCAAATAAAAGGCACGCCAAGAAACACACCCTTCAGCTTTGTGTGTGCGGATCTGAGCAACATCAGCCGTTACGCACATGTCACAGACTGGGCCTACAGGATATTGAAGAGATATCTCCCTGGACCTTACACATTTATCCTCGAAGGATCGCGCGAGGTGCCCAAGATGATGCTTACAAAAAGGCGCACGGCCGGCATCCGGATACCTGATCACAAGATCTGTCTCGCCATAACCGCCGCACTTGGAAATCCGGTCATCAGCACGTCTGCAAGCACGGGCGCAGGTCCAATATGGGCCGATCCTTATGAAATAAGGGATGCTATCGGAAGACATATAGCAATCGTCATTGACAGCGGGATAATACATCCTGAGCCTTCAAGCGTAATATCACTCATAAACGACGAGGCCAAGGTCTTGAGGGTCGGCAAGGGTGATATATCAGGCTTTTAG
- a CDS encoding HU family DNA-binding protein, with amino-acid sequence MASDKMQRVLFKGDLAARLKEAFPDILKRDLNEVVDTVFNSIAEALREGRRVELRGFGSLVVHRQKGRRFLNPKNNILTECPANRRIVFKPSKTISAVSKTFDG; translated from the coding sequence ATGGCCAGCGATAAGATGCAGCGGGTGTTGTTCAAGGGCGACTTGGCTGCAAGGCTCAAGGAGGCCTTCCCGGATATCCTAAAAAGGGACTTGAACGAGGTGGTTGATACCGTCTTCAACTCCATTGCCGAGGCGTTAAGAGAGGGTCGCAGGGTGGAGTTAAGGGGATTCGGCAGCCTTGTTGTTCATCGACAAAAAGGGCGCCGTTTCCTCAATCCGAAGAATAACATCTTGACTGAATGCCCTGCCAACAGGCGGATCGTCTTTAAGCCAAGCAAGACCATATCCGCCGTCTCTAAGACATTCGATGGTTGA
- the sppA gene encoding signal peptide peptidase SppA, with amino-acid sequence MDFGMEGERPIQTTGGLRNTLLVVLATIGGLAILSMVGFVLLIFWLVRPGVTVPAVGSGEKIGVVEIKGVITESEPTLKLLRELGARPDIKAVVVRIDSPGGAVGASQEIYEEIKRLDKKKPVVASLATVAASGGYYVAVGARRIIANPGTITGSIGVIMKLPNLGPLMEKLGIKLNVVQSGALKDLGPINRDPSPKEVKVISSVMDDIHKQFIAAVAEGRGLTIEQVEPLADGRIFSGNQALQYKLVDKLGNFSVAAQEAARLAGIKGEPKLEYPAKDRLSILREMFEETGARALSGVIQRFFISIDPIPLYSIGMPNGQR; translated from the coding sequence GTGGATTTCGGCATGGAAGGCGAGCGGCCCATTCAGACCACTGGCGGTCTACGAAATACCTTGCTCGTGGTCTTGGCCACGATAGGGGGGCTTGCCATATTGTCGATGGTGGGTTTTGTCCTGTTGATATTCTGGTTGGTGAGGCCTGGCGTCACTGTACCTGCAGTCGGTTCGGGAGAAAAGATAGGTGTAGTCGAGATTAAAGGTGTGATCACTGAATCGGAGCCGACGCTTAAATTATTGCGGGAGCTGGGTGCACGTCCTGACATAAAGGCGGTCGTCGTCAGGATAGACAGCCCTGGCGGGGCGGTCGGTGCATCTCAAGAGATATACGAAGAAATAAAAAGGCTCGATAAAAAGAAGCCTGTTGTGGCCTCCCTCGCCACAGTGGCCGCCTCGGGCGGATATTATGTAGCGGTAGGTGCCCGCAGGATCATTGCGAACCCGGGCACCATTACTGGCAGTATAGGCGTCATTATGAAGTTGCCGAACCTTGGTCCTTTGATGGAGAAGTTGGGTATAAAACTTAATGTGGTGCAGAGCGGGGCGCTCAAAGACCTCGGGCCGATAAACCGTGATCCGTCGCCAAAAGAGGTCAAGGTCATCTCTAGCGTCATGGATGACATCCACAAACAGTTCATCGCAGCGGTTGCGGAAGGACGCGGGCTTACAATTGAACAGGTCGAGCCCCTGGCTGACGGGCGTATCTTTTCAGGAAATCAGGCCCTTCAGTATAAACTTGTTGATAAGCTCGGCAATTTCAGTGTAGCTGCGCAGGAGGCTGCGAGGTTGGCTGGGATCAAGGGCGAGCCCAAGCTTGAGTATCCTGCTAAGGACCGTTTGTCTATATTGAGAGAGATGTTTGAAGAAACCGGGGCAAGGGCCCTTTCAGGGGTCATCCAAAGATTTTTTATATCCATCGATCCCATACCTTTGTATTCCATTGGCATGCCCAATGGCCAGCGATAA
- a CDS encoding 30S ribosomal protein S1, whose translation MEKVAEATQEQAPTATAEQAAAPTQSGQMQQKKEGSFEETGDMGQFEDLFEESLKTFQAGEIIEGRVVRIDKEHVMVDVGYKSEGRIPVSEFLGENGEVMVSPGDKIEILLEDWDPVDGRLSISYSKALRRQIWQDILKAYENGTPVRGIISSKVKGGLSVQIGEKRAGVKAFLPFSQIDIRPVNDPDGFMGKAVDCLILKCNRKRENIVVSRRALLEKERDEKKRQTLSSLAEGQVIEGVVKNVTDYGVFVDIGGIDGLLHITDISWGRIEHPSKQFKAGDKIKVKVLSYTPENEKVSLGIKQLTEDPWLRVAEKYPVGERVKGKVVSLTDYGAFVELEEGVEGLIHVSEMSWAKRIRHPSQILKVGERVEAVVLKVDPEAKRISLGLKQIEPNPWDLVEERYPVGTVIEGTVKNVTDFGVFIGIEEGIDGLVHVSDLSWSKKINHPGDLYRKGDRIQAVVLNVDKEKERFSLGVKQLQPDPWTTITERFPVGRIVTGKVTNVTDFGVFVELEEGVEGLIHVSEVATGKVKTPMGMFEIGSEVSAKVIHVAPLERRIGLSIKRINEDSERSYFEEYSSATASKRGAATLGSLLQEELAQQGIVRSKSEERRG comes from the coding sequence ATGGAAAAAGTAGCCGAGGCAACACAGGAACAGGCTCCAACCGCGACCGCCGAACAGGCGGCTGCGCCTACTCAATCAGGACAAATGCAACAAAAAAAAGAAGGGTCTTTTGAGGAAACTGGCGACATGGGCCAGTTTGAAGACCTTTTTGAAGAGAGTCTCAAGACCTTCCAGGCCGGAGAGATCATCGAAGGCAGGGTCGTTCGTATAGACAAAGAGCATGTTATGGTGGATGTTGGTTACAAATCAGAGGGAAGGATACCGGTTTCCGAATTTTTGGGCGAGAATGGAGAGGTTATGGTATCGCCTGGTGATAAGATCGAGATACTCCTCGAAGATTGGGATCCTGTGGATGGGAGGCTTTCCATCTCATATTCTAAGGCCCTCCGTCGCCAGATATGGCAGGATATATTGAAGGCATATGAAAATGGCACACCTGTCAGGGGTATCATATCGTCAAAGGTAAAGGGCGGGCTATCGGTCCAGATCGGGGAGAAGAGGGCGGGTGTCAAGGCCTTTCTTCCGTTTTCTCAGATAGATATCAGACCGGTCAACGATCCTGATGGTTTCATGGGGAAGGCCGTCGACTGCCTGATCTTGAAATGCAACAGAAAGAGAGAAAATATAGTGGTGTCTAGGAGAGCGCTCCTTGAGAAAGAGCGGGATGAAAAAAAGAGGCAGACCCTTTCATCTCTAGCAGAGGGTCAGGTAATCGAAGGGGTCGTAAAGAATGTCACTGATTACGGGGTATTTGTGGATATAGGTGGAATAGACGGCCTCCTGCACATAACGGATATATCATGGGGCCGTATAGAACACCCATCGAAGCAGTTCAAGGCGGGTGATAAGATCAAGGTAAAGGTCTTAAGCTATACGCCCGAGAATGAAAAGGTCTCGTTGGGTATCAAACAGCTCACCGAAGACCCGTGGCTTCGTGTGGCGGAGAAGTATCCTGTCGGCGAAAGGGTCAAGGGCAAGGTGGTGAGTCTTACGGATTATGGTGCGTTTGTCGAGCTTGAAGAGGGGGTTGAAGGCCTCATACATGTCTCTGAGATGTCGTGGGCAAAGCGTATCCGCCATCCATCTCAGATATTAAAGGTAGGCGAAAGGGTCGAGGCAGTCGTGCTTAAGGTGGATCCTGAGGCCAAGCGGATATCCCTGGGTTTGAAACAGATAGAGCCGAATCCATGGGATCTTGTAGAGGAACGCTATCCGGTGGGCACAGTCATCGAAGGTACGGTCAAGAACGTGACCGACTTCGGCGTCTTTATCGGCATAGAAGAAGGGATAGACGGGCTTGTTCATGTATCCGATCTTTCATGGAGCAAAAAGATAAACCATCCGGGGGATCTGTATAGAAAAGGTGACCGCATACAGGCCGTGGTCTTGAATGTCGATAAAGAGAAGGAGCGGTTTTCGCTCGGGGTGAAACAGCTTCAACCGGATCCGTGGACTACTATAACCGAGCGTTTTCCAGTAGGGCGGATCGTTACTGGCAAGGTGACGAACGTGACCGACTTCGGCGTCTTTGTCGAGCTTGAAGAGGGGGTTGAAGGCCTCATACATGTCTCCGAGGTTGCCACAGGCAAGGTGAAGACGCCGATGGGTATGTTTGAGATCGGTTCGGAGGTGTCGGCAAAGGTGATCCATGTAGCCCCGCTTGAAAGGCGCATAGGTCTATCTATAAAGCGCATAAACGAGGACTCTGAGAGATCTTATTTCGAGGAGTATTCATCTGCCACAGCCTCCAAGCGCGGGGCTGCAACCCTCGGCAGCCTTCTTCAGGAAGAACTTGCACAGCAGGGCATCGTCCGTTCCAAGTCAGAGGAACGGAGGGGCTAG
- the queC gene encoding 7-cyano-7-deazaguanine synthase QueC, whose translation MQVEIIGKPLAVCLVSGGLDSCVTAAIARKTCRLAFLHVNYGQLTERRELEAFNGIANYFRVEDRLVVDISHLKSIGGSALTDPSIPVPLDAHGPGIPMTYVPFRNTHLLAIAVSWAEVIGARYIFIGATEVDSSGYPDCRKGYFEAFNRLIEEGTRPETKIEVITPIIRYSKRQVVEEGLRLNAPLHLTWSCYKNEDAACGRCDSCVLRLKGFEAAGVIDPISYEVRP comes from the coding sequence ATGCAGGTGGAAATTATTGGCAAACCCCTTGCCGTCTGCCTTGTAAGCGGCGGGCTTGACAGTTGCGTCACGGCAGCCATCGCCAGGAAGACTTGCAGGCTTGCATTTCTCCACGTAAACTATGGCCAATTGACTGAGCGGCGCGAGCTTGAGGCCTTTAATGGGATTGCTAATTATTTCAGAGTTGAAGACCGCCTTGTGGTGGACATTTCACACCTTAAATCAATAGGCGGCTCGGCCCTTACAGACCCGTCGATCCCTGTCCCGCTCGACGCCCATGGGCCTGGGATACCAATGACCTACGTTCCATTCAGAAACACGCATCTCCTTGCAATCGCCGTATCCTGGGCGGAGGTAATAGGCGCGCGCTACATATTCATCGGGGCCACGGAGGTGGACAGCTCAGGCTACCCTGATTGCCGGAAGGGCTATTTTGAGGCATTCAACAGACTCATAGAGGAAGGGACCAGGCCTGAGACCAAAATAGAGGTAATCACACCAATCATCCGCTACTCAAAAAGACAGGTGGTTGAGGAAGGCCTGAGACTTAACGCCCCTCTGCACCTTACCTGGTCATGTTACAAAAACGAGGATGCAGCCTGCGGAAGGTGTGACTCTTGTGTTTTGAGGCTTAAGGGCTTTGAGGCCGCAGGCGTTATTGACCCCATTTCTTATGAGGTGCGGCCATGA
- a CDS encoding YkgJ family cysteine cluster protein encodes MNEVFRCQMCGHCCCGEGTVSLSEEEQKRIASYLGLEPRDFLQKLCTQKDKRVEMLIKNGHCIFLGPNNLCAIHPVKPFHCRRWPLHPSILNDPNAWEAIKADCPGFDRAATYEAVCELLRRNGIGS; translated from the coding sequence ATGAACGAGGTATTCCGTTGTCAGATGTGCGGCCACTGCTGTTGCGGCGAGGGCACGGTCTCGCTCTCAGAAGAGGAACAAAAACGGATCGCATCTTATCTTGGCCTGGAACCCAGGGATTTTTTACAGAAATTATGCACACAAAAAGATAAAAGGGTTGAAATGCTGATAAAAAACGGGCATTGCATCTTCTTGGGCCCTAACAACCTCTGCGCCATCCATCCAGTCAAGCCGTTTCACTGCCGCCGTTGGCCGCTTCATCCAAGCATACTCAATGACCCTAACGCCTGGGAAGCCATCAAGGCCGACTGCCCCGGCTTTGACAGGGCCGCCACATATGAGGCTGTATGCGAACTTTTAAGGAGAAACGGCATTGGAAGCTGA
- a CDS encoding sugar phosphate isomerase/epimerase family protein: MEAELAKKNAFVCCPFNLIVSDYLKRIIAEHINPEIGLNGGVLDEFRFQSFRRIARIFKASGTKCTIHAQFTDLSIGAIDKKIRRVSVDRLRQCLEIAAIYEARSMVFHTGFDERHYLSFEGRWMENARASLETLCREAESAGIPIMLENVFEPSPAIHKALFSAADSPALKFCFDMGHQQVFSKTGLSIWLDELGRYIGQLHLHDNLGRKDDHLAIGAGILDFDALFSFLTAHKIHPLLTLEPHGEEQVMPTLRGLGGLLKRFPILTED; encoded by the coding sequence TTGGAAGCTGAACTTGCAAAAAAGAACGCTTTTGTCTGCTGCCCCTTTAACCTGATTGTCAGCGATTATCTGAAAAGGATCATAGCCGAACACATAAACCCTGAGATAGGCCTGAACGGTGGTGTCCTTGACGAATTCAGGTTCCAAAGCTTCAGGCGAATAGCCCGCATATTCAAGGCCTCTGGAACAAAATGCACGATTCATGCCCAGTTTACAGACCTCTCCATAGGCGCCATCGACAAAAAGATCAGAAGGGTCTCGGTGGACAGACTCAGGCAGTGCCTTGAGATAGCGGCCATTTATGAGGCAAGATCAATGGTCTTTCATACCGGCTTTGACGAGAGACACTACCTGAGTTTTGAAGGACGATGGATGGAAAACGCCAGGGCCTCCCTTGAGACCCTTTGCCGCGAGGCAGAATCAGCAGGTATTCCCATCATGCTAGAAAACGTCTTCGAACCCTCACCAGCCATCCACAAGGCGCTCTTTTCAGCCGCAGACTCGCCTGCCCTGAAATTCTGCTTTGACATGGGGCATCAGCAGGTTTTTTCAAAGACAGGGCTTTCCATCTGGCTGGACGAACTTGGGCGCTACATCGGCCAACTCCATCTCCACGACAACCTCGGCCGCAAGGACGACCACCTGGCCATAGGGGCTGGCATCCTTGACTTTGACGCCCTCTTTTCGTTTCTTACCGCACATAAAATCCATCCCTTACTCACCCTTGAGCCGCACGGCGAGGAGCAGGTAATGCCGACGTTAAGGGGGCTCGGCGGCCTTCTGAAAAGATTTCCGATATTGACTGAAGACTAA
- a CDS encoding shikimate dehydrogenase codes for MARSFPWPSAATALYGIIGHPVAHSLSPVIHNRAFEVMGIDAAYLAFDVIDPASALKGVKALDIKGLSVTIPYKEAVLPFLDEIDPAAERIGAVNTVINHSGRLFGANTDWIGAIRALEEVVTIEGRRFLVLGAGGSARAVCAGLVMKGGVVHVANRRPEKARILAEAVGAAWSGLDRMADVRASVLINTTSVGMRPGEGESIVDKALLKGFDVVMDIVYSPPETRLLKEAKEYGCRVVSGLKMLLYQAEAQFELWTGQKAPHEAMKGALKAILDLADF; via the coding sequence ATGGCAAGGTCTTTTCCCTGGCCTAGCGCGGCTACGGCCCTTTATGGCATTATCGGTCATCCGGTGGCCCATTCGTTGAGTCCTGTCATACACAATCGGGCCTTTGAGGTTATGGGGATCGACGCCGCATATCTGGCATTTGATGTGATCGACCCTGCTTCAGCCTTAAAAGGGGTCAAGGCGCTTGATATAAAGGGTCTTTCGGTCACCATACCCTACAAGGAGGCGGTTTTACCCTTTCTGGACGAAATCGATCCGGCGGCCGAACGGATCGGCGCCGTGAATACCGTGATCAATCATTCCGGCAGGCTCTTTGGCGCAAACACCGATTGGATCGGTGCCATAAGGGCCCTGGAGGAGGTTGTGACCATAGAGGGTAGGAGATTTTTGGTCCTTGGGGCCGGGGGTTCGGCCAGGGCTGTCTGCGCTGGCCTGGTAATGAAGGGGGGTGTTGTTCATGTGGCCAACCGGCGTCCCGAGAAGGCAAGGATATTGGCCGAGGCCGTCGGTGCCGCATGGTCGGGGCTTGATCGGATGGCAGATGTCAGGGCATCCGTGCTCATAAACACTACCTCGGTTGGAATGAGACCCGGAGAGGGTGAATCCATTGTGGATAAGGCCTTGCTGAAGGGGTTCGATGTGGTCATGGACATCGTCTATTCACCGCCTGAAACCAGACTCCTTAAGGAGGCCAAGGAATACGGTTGTAGGGTTGTTAGTGGTCTCAAGATGCTCCTTTATCAGGCCGAGGCGCAATTCGAGCTCTGGACAGGGCAAAAGGCGCCTCACGAGGCCATGAAAGGGGCGTTGAAGGCCATCCTCGATCTGGCTGATTTTTAG